A genomic segment from Malaclemys terrapin pileata isolate rMalTer1 chromosome 1, rMalTer1.hap1, whole genome shotgun sequence encodes:
- the CSDC2 gene encoding cold shock domain-containing protein C2: protein MSSDPTTPPTVPTLHSPKSPVWPTFPFHREGSRIWERGNLLLRDLPSPLPTKRTRTYSATARASAGPVFKGVCKQFSRSQGHGFITPENGTEDIFVHVSDIEGEYVPMEGDEVTYKICPIPPKNQKFQAVEVVLTNLAPHTKHETWSGQIIGS from the exons ATGTCGTCAGACCCAACCACCCCTCCGACAGTCCCAACCCTCCACTCCCCGAAGTCGCCTGTCTGGCCCACCTTCCCCTTTCACCGGGAGGGAAGTCGGATCTGGGAGCGGGGCAATCTTCTCCTCCGggacctgcccagccccctccccaccaaaagaACCAGAACATACTCTGC GACGGCTCGTGCCTCTGCTGGCCCTGTCTTCAAGGGTGTCTGTAAGCAGTTCTCACGCTCCCAGGGCCACGGCTTCATCACTCCAGAGAACGGCACAGAGGACATATTTGTACACGTGTCTGA CATCGAGGGGGAGTATGTCCCCATGGAAGGAGACGAGGTCACATACAAAATTTGCCCCATTCCACCCAAGAACCAGAAGTTCCAGGCTGTGGAGGTGGTGCTCACCAACCTGGCCCCGCACACAAAGCACGAGACGTGGTCTGGCCAAATAATCGGCTCCTAG